One genomic window of Methanosarcina acetivorans C2A includes the following:
- a CDS encoding SIR2 family protein, producing the protein MPKMLEEKDWDILLKRIKNGKCTPFLGFWACSEKISVASQIANEWARKYDYPMEDSDNLTRVAQFVAVTEEDEMFPRDEICNKITELSEEVTPTYFETPDEIHGVLADFPLPIYITTTYDDLMVQALESCGKTPTQEICRWNEYLIQRKPTSPDFDPTPEKPLVYHLNGCYKIPESLVLTEDNYLDFLVAISKEQNLLPPRIQQAFGGTSLLLIGYKVTDWDFRILCRILDEYIGRGSIGSIGRKHISVQLVPGNVAKSQKEKAQKYLDRYFEDLRIQVYWQDCHEFAAELKTRWEAFNRGTVKKYTDMTSIDRFKTEYERTGKTKEEADKVSILFLAADPTDASRLRLGEEFREIQEKLKLARLRDHFTLELPQLSVRPSDISQALLDTQPQIVHFSGHGTPIGALCFEDLAGKAHSVEPDALAALFEQFSGQVNCVILNACYSEIQAKAIAKHIKYVIGMNQEIGDRAAIAFAIGFYQALGGGRSIEDAYRFGYVQIQLQNIPGHLTPVLIKKDRS; encoded by the coding sequence ATGCCAAAAATGCTGGAAGAGAAGGATTGGGACATCCTTCTTAAGAGAATCAAGAACGGAAAATGTACTCCTTTTCTTGGATTTTGGGCCTGTTCTGAAAAGATTTCTGTTGCTTCCCAGATTGCAAATGAATGGGCAAGAAAGTACGACTACCCAATGGAAGACTCTGATAACTTGACAAGGGTGGCTCAGTTTGTGGCTGTGACCGAAGAAGACGAGATGTTTCCAAGGGATGAGATTTGTAATAAAATCACTGAACTGTCAGAAGAAGTCACACCAACATACTTTGAAACTCCTGATGAAATTCACGGAGTGCTAGCCGATTTCCCACTGCCAATTTATATTACCACAACTTACGATGACCTTATGGTGCAAGCTCTTGAAAGCTGTGGCAAAACACCAACCCAGGAAATATGTCGGTGGAATGAATACCTGATTCAACGCAAACCAACATCACCAGACTTCGACCCTACTCCTGAAAAACCTTTAGTATATCACCTCAATGGCTGCTATAAAATACCGGAGTCGCTGGTTCTAACAGAGGACAACTATCTGGACTTCCTCGTTGCCATTTCAAAGGAACAAAACCTGCTTCCGCCGCGTATTCAGCAGGCATTTGGAGGCACATCTCTTCTTCTTATAGGCTACAAGGTAACTGATTGGGATTTCCGTATTCTTTGCCGGATTCTTGATGAATACATAGGAAGAGGTAGTATAGGTAGTATAGGTAGAAAGCATATATCCGTGCAGCTTGTGCCAGGGAATGTTGCTAAGTCCCAAAAAGAAAAAGCCCAGAAATATCTGGATCGCTATTTTGAGGATCTTCGTATCCAGGTATACTGGCAAGATTGTCACGAATTTGCCGCAGAATTGAAAACACGATGGGAGGCTTTCAATCGTGGTACCGTAAAAAAATATACCGATATGACAAGTATTGACCGGTTTAAGACGGAGTATGAGCGAACTGGTAAAACAAAAGAAGAGGCTGATAAGGTTTCGATACTCTTCTTGGCAGCCGATCCCACTGATGCGTCTCGCCTGCGGCTTGGTGAAGAATTTCGAGAGATTCAAGAAAAACTGAAATTGGCTAGACTTCGGGATCACTTTACATTAGAATTGCCACAGTTGTCGGTTCGCCCGTCAGATATATCCCAGGCTTTGCTTGATACACAGCCGCAAATCGTCCATTTTTCTGGTCATGGCACACCTATCGGTGCTTTGTGCTTTGAGGATCTGGCAGGGAAAGCCCACTCAGTCGAGCCTGATGCGTTGGCTGCATTGTTTGAACAATTTAGCGGTCAGGTGAATTGTGTAATATTGAATGCTTGTTACTCAGAGATTCAGGCAAAAGCCATCGCTAAACACATCAAATATGTCATTGGCATGAACCAGGAAATCGGTGATAGAGCTGCTATCGCCTTCGCAATTGGTTTTTACCAGGCATTAGGAGGAGGGCGTAGCATTGAAGATGCATATAGATTTGGGTATGTACAAATCCAACTACAGAATATTCCAGGGCATCTAACACCGGTTTTAATAAAGAAGGATCGGTCTTAA
- a CDS encoding DUF460 domain-containing protein, whose product MLMQNRIIYGIDIARGSPRAKELPRYALAILKDGEVTHYSMLRRQKVLNMIQRDRPDIIAVDNIFELAADRNELLSIMERLPDGVKLVQVTGGLHPEPLVRIAKKHGFSFNPENPNDEAEACARLADLGVGHEVSLFEDITKIKVSRARSLGRGGWSQNRYRRKVHGAVLQRSREIENVLKDLSREKGIRFEVVNVKGFGGYVRSEFTVYAKRGEIPIHSMASNDAQVSVRSVERDKIRYVPLKPKNPRRKFTIVGIDPGTTVGIAILSLDGELLYLKSFRGIAPDEVVKLIAEYGKPAVIASDVTPMPGSVEKIRRSFNAVPASPGIEVSAEEKIALGKPFGYSNDHERDALTAALLTYRSYKNIFTRIEKKAPDNADLELIKLHVIRGDSIEAAIEKVKAAARASEKPGVRTAPEKPEERVIDESLMKIRETVQRQGEQIQNLQDYVEELKQALLAKDRKISMLESRLRGFKKEVYGEVRKSKEIRIRDSTIESLKKELSNKSKTVKELRRRSNKLRKIQKMEIRGEGTPVKVISAFTKESIAETREKYGLKEGDVVFLEKPSGGGAATAQILVEARVRAILIPEDISHAAEETFFKGDVPVLREVQLERAEDFAMAEPESLKASIAAWEKEAEKRRQKAKEDELQSLFDEYRSERRRGLV is encoded by the coding sequence GTGCTCATGCAAAACAGGATAATTTATGGAATTGATATCGCTCGGGGTTCCCCAAGGGCAAAGGAACTTCCTCGCTATGCTCTGGCTATCCTGAAGGACGGAGAAGTTACCCATTACAGCATGCTTCGCCGCCAGAAGGTCCTGAATATGATACAGCGGGACAGGCCGGATATCATAGCTGTGGACAATATTTTTGAGCTGGCTGCTGACAGAAACGAGCTTCTCTCGATAATGGAGCGCCTGCCTGATGGGGTTAAACTTGTCCAGGTTACCGGAGGGCTTCACCCGGAACCTCTGGTCAGGATTGCGAAAAAACATGGTTTTTCCTTTAACCCTGAAAACCCCAACGATGAAGCTGAAGCCTGTGCCCGGCTTGCAGACCTTGGAGTAGGGCACGAAGTCTCTCTTTTTGAAGACATTACGAAAATTAAGGTTAGCAGAGCCCGTTCACTCGGGCGGGGGGGCTGGAGCCAGAACCGGTACAGAAGAAAAGTACACGGAGCCGTGCTTCAGAGGAGCAGGGAGATTGAAAATGTCCTCAAAGACCTTTCACGGGAAAAAGGCATCAGATTCGAAGTCGTAAACGTGAAAGGGTTCGGGGGCTATGTGAGGTCAGAATTTACAGTATATGCAAAGCGCGGAGAGATTCCAATACACTCTATGGCAAGCAACGATGCGCAGGTAAGTGTGAGAAGTGTCGAACGTGATAAAATCCGTTATGTCCCCCTGAAGCCGAAGAATCCCCGGCGTAAATTTACAATCGTGGGAATAGATCCGGGAACAACCGTAGGCATAGCCATCCTTTCTCTCGATGGAGAACTCCTTTATTTGAAAAGCTTCAGGGGAATAGCTCCTGATGAAGTTGTCAAGCTTATTGCCGAATACGGAAAACCTGCAGTGATCGCAAGCGATGTAACTCCAATGCCGGGTTCGGTTGAAAAAATCAGGAGGAGTTTTAATGCAGTCCCTGCGAGCCCAGGGATTGAGGTTTCTGCCGAGGAAAAAATCGCGCTTGGAAAACCCTTCGGTTATTCCAATGACCACGAAAGGGACGCCTTAACTGCTGCCCTTCTCACCTACAGGAGCTACAAGAATATCTTTACGCGGATTGAAAAGAAAGCTCCGGATAATGCGGACCTTGAGCTGATAAAGCTTCACGTAATCCGCGGAGACTCGATCGAAGCTGCGATCGAAAAAGTCAAGGCTGCAGCGAGAGCGTCTGAAAAGCCGGGGGTACGGACTGCTCCTGAAAAACCGGAGGAAAGAGTCATTGACGAATCTCTCATGAAAATTAGAGAAACTGTCCAGAGGCAGGGAGAACAGATTCAGAACCTCCAGGATTATGTGGAAGAATTGAAACAGGCTCTTCTGGCAAAAGACCGGAAAATCTCAATGCTTGAGTCCAGGTTGAGGGGCTTCAAAAAAGAAGTTTATGGCGAAGTCCGGAAATCAAAAGAGATCCGGATCAGGGACAGCACCATAGAGAGTCTGAAAAAAGAACTCAGCAATAAAAGCAAAACCGTAAAAGAACTCAGGCGCAGGAGCAACAAACTGCGTAAAATCCAGAAAATGGAAATCCGCGGCGAAGGTACTCCTGTAAAGGTTATTTCCGCCTTTACAAAGGAATCCATTGCCGAAACCAGAGAAAAGTACGGGCTTAAGGAAGGAGACGTCGTTTTTCTGGAAAAACCGAGCGGAGGCGGAGCAGCAACCGCCCAGATCCTTGTAGAAGCCAGGGTCCGAGCTATCCTTATTCCTGAAGATATCTCACATGCAGCAGAAGAGACTTTCTTCAAGGGTGATGTGCCGGTCTTAAGGGAGGTCCAGCTTGAAAGAGCTGAAGATTTTGCAATGGCAGAACCGGAGTCTCTGAAGGCTTCAATTGCTGCATGGGAAAAAGAAGCTGAAAAAAGACGGCAAAAAGCCAAAGAAGACGAGCTTCAGAGTCTTTTTGATGAATACAGAAGTGAAAGGAGGAGAGGCCTGGTTTAA
- a CDS encoding ABC transporter permease: MPSGRVPPWNPYPGFNLNNPFFSSSSIESVSIPIERRVKTFERLLSAPFSLYSLVSGESLSGFLYSLGIACLPLAVGVIVFNTPIVHAPVLVVSMILTAFCFATLGTLFAAYPTENVGEVMSMLNTVRLLLIFISGVFVPISSMPQIGQKIAMISPLTYGNDLIGYAYTGKSLFPPMLDILLLVIFIFLFQITANYLYKKFNI, encoded by the coding sequence TTGCCGTCGGGAAGAGTACCCCCCTGGAACCCTTATCCCGGGTTTAATCTCAATAACCCTTTTTTTTCATCTTCATCAATAGAATCTGTCTCTATACCCATCGAAAGGAGGGTAAAAACGTTTGAACGCCTGCTTTCAGCCCCATTTTCTCTTTATTCGCTTGTATCGGGTGAAAGCCTTAGCGGTTTTCTCTACAGTCTCGGCATCGCATGCCTCCCACTTGCAGTCGGTGTCATCGTCTTCAATACACCTATTGTTCATGCCCCTGTCCTTGTGGTTTCAATGATACTCACAGCGTTCTGTTTTGCTACGCTTGGGACACTGTTTGCTGCATATCCTACTGAGAATGTGGGAGAGGTTATGTCCATGCTCAACACAGTCAGGCTACTGCTGATCTTTATCTCCGGGGTTTTTGTCCCTATATCCTCTATGCCTCAAATCGGGCAGAAGATTGCAATGATATCCCCTCTTACCTATGGAAACGATCTGATAGGGTACGCATATACCGGTAAATCGCTTTTTCCCCCGATGCTGGATATCCTGCTGCTGGTAATCTTCATCTTTCTCTTCCAGATAACGGCGAATTATCTCTACAAAAAATTTAACATTTAA
- a CDS encoding ferredoxin domain-containing protein codes for MILNPESDVIETLAKSILLAARTAPKAKGVDDIITALVEKEDVEVLALAMEKLADEKGEGFAFLKRDARNLRNAGAAVLIGVKASGAAGLNCGACGFKTCAKMLDRQKVEAEFKGPNCMLKYADLGIAVGAATAKAKDFCIDNRVMYSIGAAARASGLLDADVVFGIPLSVTGKNIFFDRR; via the coding sequence ATGATCCTCAATCCCGAATCCGATGTAATCGAGACACTTGCAAAGAGCATCCTTCTGGCTGCACGGACTGCCCCGAAAGCCAAAGGAGTAGATGATATAATAACTGCCCTTGTTGAAAAAGAAGATGTTGAAGTCCTTGCCTTAGCCATGGAAAAGCTGGCAGATGAAAAGGGAGAAGGCTTTGCTTTCCTCAAAAGAGATGCGAGAAACCTTAGAAATGCGGGAGCTGCTGTCCTTATAGGAGTAAAAGCCAGCGGGGCCGCAGGCTTAAACTGCGGAGCCTGCGGGTTTAAGACCTGTGCAAAAATGCTGGACCGGCAAAAGGTTGAAGCAGAATTTAAGGGTCCGAATTGCATGCTCAAGTATGCGGATCTGGGAATCGCTGTCGGAGCAGCTACCGCAAAAGCCAAAGACTTCTGCATTGACAACAGGGTCATGTATTCGATAGGTGCGGCAGCAAGGGCCTCCGGCCTTCTGGATGCAGATGTTGTTTTTGGAATTCCGCTGAGCGTTACCGGGAAGAATATCTTTTTTGACAGGAGATGA
- a CDS encoding orotate phosphoribosyltransferase-like protein has protein sequence MKDIEDLIEKAVELQSNGLISAQIADELNISRETVTWLLTRSKKEEATPAPKDISVDWSSIGKSAKRLHNISLALCDMVLETMEKVNAEVDVVVGIAANGVPLASMMAYELDADFAIYHRKGQGIVHAGHRGTISRNFGSVAGKNCIIVDDVITTGSTSMEVIEQLKEMDAKPRVVTVLVDKKGVDTIYNVPIQSLVRIARVD, from the coding sequence ATGAAAGATATCGAAGATTTAATCGAGAAAGCTGTAGAACTGCAGAGTAACGGGCTTATTAGCGCCCAGATTGCCGATGAACTCAACATCTCAAGAGAAACGGTTACCTGGCTTTTAACACGTTCAAAAAAAGAAGAAGCAACCCCTGCTCCGAAAGATATTTCTGTAGATTGGAGCAGTATAGGGAAAAGTGCTAAACGTCTCCACAATATCTCGCTTGCACTCTGCGACATGGTGCTTGAGACCATGGAAAAGGTGAATGCCGAGGTAGACGTGGTTGTTGGTATTGCTGCCAATGGTGTACCTCTGGCAAGCATGATGGCATATGAACTGGATGCGGATTTTGCGATTTATCATCGTAAAGGGCAGGGCATCGTTCACGCAGGCCACAGAGGGACCATAAGCAGAAATTTTGGATCCGTTGCCGGTAAAAACTGCATTATCGTGGATGATGTTATTACCACCGGTTCAACCAGTATGGAAGTGATTGAGCAACTGAAAGAAATGGATGCAAAACCAAGAGTTGTAACGGTACTGGTCGACAAAAAAGGTGTAGATACAATATATAATGTTCCGATTCAGTCTCTTGTAAGAATTGCACGTGTGGACTGA
- a CDS encoding serine/threonine-protein kinase RIO2 yields the protein MIDEVLKVFKKLDAKDFRILTGIETGMKHFEWVPVEELNKYTKLPFDKLEYRLKRLVKDKLVVRTTQPYEGFQIYFEGYDALALNAFVKRKSINAIGDEIGVGKESVIYEAIRQPELAIGEPYPVIIKFHREGRTSFKQIKRVREHLGEREHFSWIYAARLAAQREYEIMTQLYPRVSLPKPLDQNRHAIIMELAKGNLLSKTKLLDPEWYLDEILRQVKITYSLGVIHADLSEYNIFVSEDSVQFIDWPQYITPDHPHADEILERDVSNVLAHFSRKYNIERELEEVLEEIKSAAEKSVEETAEEA from the coding sequence ATGATCGATGAAGTGCTAAAGGTTTTCAAGAAACTTGATGCAAAGGATTTCAGGATACTCACAGGCATCGAGACAGGGATGAAACATTTTGAGTGGGTGCCGGTAGAAGAACTGAATAAATACACCAAATTGCCTTTCGATAAACTGGAATACAGGCTGAAGAGGCTTGTCAAGGACAAGCTTGTGGTCAGAACCACCCAGCCTTATGAGGGTTTTCAGATTTATTTCGAGGGCTACGATGCCCTCGCACTCAATGCCTTTGTGAAAAGAAAAAGTATCAACGCTATAGGGGACGAAATCGGGGTAGGTAAGGAGTCCGTTATTTATGAAGCGATCCGGCAGCCTGAGCTTGCAATAGGGGAACCTTATCCTGTCATAATCAAGTTCCACAGGGAAGGCAGGACCAGCTTCAAACAGATAAAAAGAGTACGTGAGCATCTCGGGGAAAGAGAGCATTTCTCCTGGATTTATGCTGCCCGGCTTGCGGCTCAGAGGGAATATGAGATCATGACTCAACTGTACCCGCGAGTGTCTCTCCCAAAACCCCTGGACCAGAACAGGCATGCAATTATTATGGAGCTTGCAAAAGGCAATCTGCTCTCAAAAACAAAACTTCTGGACCCTGAATGGTATCTTGATGAGATTCTCAGGCAGGTAAAGATTACCTATTCGTTGGGTGTCATCCATGCCGATTTAAGCGAATATAACATCTTTGTATCCGAAGATAGTGTCCAGTTTATCGACTGGCCCCAGTATATCACTCCAGACCATCCTCACGCTGATGAAATTCTCGAAAGGGATGTCTCAAATGTCCTGGCTCATTTCTCTCGAAAATATAATATTGAAAGAGAACTTGAAGAAGTTCTCGAAGAGATCAAAAGTGCAGCAGAGAAAAGCGTTGAAGAAACTGCAGAAGAAGCTTAA
- a CDS encoding MBL fold metallo-hydrolase, with product MFVLELSFKGGCREVGRSGLLVNEEILLDYGIKAGEIPEYPGNGMEPKAVLVSHGHLDHCGAVPNLMYMNPEVFMTPPTAEFTNLLGRDTLKLAETTLSGVAPFDPNDLQRVNQLTRRKDYGEAFKTQGYSVCFYNAGHIPGASGIYLESKSGESLLYTGDFSMKETRLVPGAEKFPEADTLVLESTYFGEEHVPRKETEKRFIDSVLETLERGGTALIPAFAIGRTQEILMLLDAHGITAYVDGMGRDVYKLLRKYPEYLRNPELLDRAFDRAISVKDKQRESVLKEPSVIVTTAGMLNGGPVLYYLSQLYRDPNSKVLLTGYQVEGTNGRLALNHGVIETRGDVLALKPKIEQYDFSAHSGDSELKKLVKDFCKKGTERVFVMHGDKTEAFAQWISEEIGVEAYAPANGESFSF from the coding sequence GTGTTTGTTCTGGAACTTAGCTTTAAAGGCGGATGCAGGGAAGTCGGACGTTCGGGTTTGCTTGTCAATGAGGAAATTCTACTCGATTACGGTATAAAGGCCGGAGAAATCCCCGAATATCCCGGAAACGGCATGGAACCAAAAGCCGTACTTGTATCCCACGGGCATCTGGACCACTGCGGGGCTGTCCCTAACCTGATGTACATGAATCCCGAAGTTTTCATGACGCCGCCAACGGCAGAGTTTACCAACCTTCTTGGGAGGGATACTCTCAAGCTTGCAGAAACCACCCTTTCGGGTGTAGCCCCTTTTGACCCCAACGACCTTCAAAGAGTTAACCAGCTGACCCGGAGAAAAGATTACGGGGAGGCTTTCAAAACGCAAGGGTATAGTGTCTGTTTCTATAATGCAGGCCATATCCCGGGAGCCTCCGGAATTTACCTTGAATCCAAATCAGGAGAAAGTCTCCTTTATACGGGCGATTTCAGCATGAAGGAAACAAGACTTGTGCCGGGAGCAGAAAAGTTTCCCGAAGCTGATACGCTTGTGCTTGAAAGTACATACTTCGGAGAAGAACATGTCCCGAGAAAGGAAACCGAAAAACGGTTTATCGACTCTGTCCTTGAAACTCTGGAAAGGGGAGGAACTGCCCTTATCCCTGCTTTTGCAATAGGCAGGACGCAGGAGATCCTTATGCTGCTCGACGCCCACGGGATCACGGCTTATGTGGACGGCATGGGCAGAGATGTGTACAAACTCCTCCGAAAATATCCCGAGTATCTGAGAAATCCGGAACTTCTGGACAGGGCTTTCGACCGGGCTATTTCCGTAAAAGATAAACAGCGGGAGTCTGTCCTCAAAGAACCTTCGGTTATTGTCACTACAGCCGGAATGCTTAACGGCGGGCCTGTACTCTATTACCTTAGCCAGCTTTACAGGGACCCGAACTCGAAAGTCCTGCTCACCGGCTATCAGGTTGAAGGCACAAACGGCCGGTTGGCACTGAATCACGGCGTCATCGAGACCAGAGGGGATGTCCTTGCCCTCAAGCCCAAAATAGAGCAGTACGACTTTTCCGCACACAGCGGGGACAGCGAGCTTAAAAAACTTGTGAAGGATTTCTGCAAGAAAGGCACTGAAAGGGTCTTTGTAATGCATGGGGACAAAACCGAAGCTTTTGCACAGTGGATCTCTGAAGAAATCGGTGTGGAAGCTTATGCACCCGCAAATGGAGAGTCCTTCAGCTTTTAA
- a CDS encoding metal-dependent hydrolase — MLLFGHIGVTLGIIFGVAFFIPQLRTIIDPTYLVIGSLLPDLIDKPIGMVIFSSAIANGRIIAHTLLFSFTLFLTGLYLYDKRGDIKVLTLAIGSILHLMEDQMWASPRTLFWPLLGWRFRKNPHQTGLKYLLKLFKRSFREL; from the coding sequence ATGCTTCTTTTTGGACATATTGGCGTCACGCTAGGGATAATTTTCGGAGTTGCATTTTTCATACCACAATTAAGAACCATTATAGATCCAACATATCTGGTTATTGGATCGCTCCTTCCAGACTTAATAGATAAACCTATAGGAATGGTTATCTTTTCTTCTGCCATTGCAAACGGACGGATAATAGCTCATACATTGTTATTTTCTTTTACTCTCTTTCTGACAGGTTTATACTTATATGATAAAAGAGGGGATATCAAAGTCCTTACCCTTGCAATAGGTTCCATTTTACACCTTATGGAAGATCAGATGTGGGCATCGCCTCGAACTTTATTTTGGCCTCTCCTAGGATGGCGTTTCCGCAAAAATCCGCACCAAACTGGACTAAAATACTTATTAAAGCTGTTTAAAAGGTCTTTTAGAGAGTTATAA